A DNA window from Paramormyrops kingsleyae isolate MSU_618 chromosome 10, PKINGS_0.4, whole genome shotgun sequence contains the following coding sequences:
- the LOC111836356 gene encoding protein Shroom4-like isoform X3, which yields MDSRDHLRTRVSRPEQRMETVEQLVSFHHIQVQLHGGAPWGFTLKGGLEHGEPLIITKIEEGGKAAQCRKLRVGDELVNICGSELYGSRQEALVLIKGSYRTLRMVVRRRNVPVIRPHSWHLAKLLEPPGIGPDPPSAMQLHSMPFSAPWHSGGDNSDPSMQWNQLSGHCSTDHSGSLGSMESLDLPSQGYYENQLSPVDPAIFNNKRDSAYSSFSASSNTSDCTVSLRHGEAGSTDNLLQGLGRNGESRPLLVGSVLNEQPGCLSQTQETKPASVGCEEEQGGTGAARGCPQPPMRRDSFRATRGHVEALDKPSANHSNSPECHTEDPPADRDLSPRSYQCDSVGNDGCEGVGLEQYYTLSYRDSSPATCLSAPEAGSLTPSPTPPDGQSRGGFQSSLRQHLTGGHRHSAPEKLLSDQLQQLELSRRLSRRTPSPGRQCPGSPAKEQPDVLESGLQASRRLDGSRSSTPALGQEPEPSGEHVPCTWGRSLSVPAGTTDEREGKPEEASSPVEVQAEEYKGAEPQPKPGSSRQRRLARSRRRNERFATNLRNEIQRKKAQLQKSRGPGTPLYGDETVEEEESGVELQESEAACPLSAPSVPALHDRLSAPQPCPPSPSTKTRCPPPVAQRPQMIRHACAQVADEPGSAGKVRRWRWTPEHKLQPEAAPEQQSDTGARPSRGRTTSSRSSRTDECDILPFADRMRFFEQTSRSVSMSSLPGSQAQNQRHHSLTRMTPPWNTLVTNQRRYSYQGCAQRPAEGHGQRVSEREEVRPPPGTKKDTRPQNHAQNYPQPPTEHPESRHPRSAFRPVTALGCQGRQPLHPGYRSMPTEAHPLKKKEQTNLSRNYSLTERDNPRYKRDIQPADGAGHLGYESRWGDSKVTAGEQCLQRGRALSENDVRLGVWRPRAPTGEFAGPVLSELEESSPGCRKKRLPPPRPPPPNWAEFHRRRASQQNLFTTPSPPPPRDAPGPQCSGPPRRESPLQSDLDVTRQRSHSLPLGVETGQCQRCSQERLAPVCGPTFPHGAFRPVAPPPKEPELPIQHPDPPRLTNRLRPLAEPCQRSCDSGTAGLAGGDRPTLLKPVSMAQRCTAEWDRRPPQGGHCGPWDPVTGNTPHHMASPYEARTSTNATTWHQGKPCSLLSTKETELSPACPEDSQPFETDIDEFQDSCGEDEATLETEVQGFAQPAMVLETDIDVLSETEPRPPPSIPRHPCCPTEALSAADSEFGNRADLLAELLPPAGQEEQRAEMWRGCHRVSLDSLERRSRQGPPGPQVSGPGHTHCCSTACSAKELSGGGDEEDDQELSYKKQLMESLRRKLGVLREAQRGLQEEVRANARLGEGVEALVLAVCRPGEVDKFRMLVGDLDKVVSLLLSLSGRLLRVESTLEALGPDAGHHEKLPLQEKKQQLLSQLGEARELKEHVDRREQAVCLVLSRCLTAEQLRDYSHFVKMKAALLVEQRQLEDKIRLGEEQLRGLKESLGLGLGLPLDLGSGYY from the exons GAGCCCCCCGGCATCGGCCCGGACCCCCCCTCTGCCATGCAGCTACACTCCATGCCCTTCAGCGCACCGTGGCATTCTGGTGGTGACAACAG TGACCCGTCGATGCAGTGGAATCAGCTGTCGGGACACTGCAGCACTGATCACAGTGGCTCTCTGGGCAGTATGGAGAGTCTGGACCTACCCAGTCAAGGCTATTATGAGAACCAGCTCTCTCCAGTGGACCCAGCCATCTTCAACAACAAGCGGGACTCCGCCTACAGCTCTTTCTCAGCCAGCTCCAACACCTCGGACTGCACAGTGTCACTGCGGCACGGCGAGGCCGGCTCCACTGACAACCTGCTCCAGGGGCTGGGCCGCAATGGCGAGAgtcgccctctgctggtgggCAGCGTGCTGAACGAGCAGCCTGGCTGCCTTTCCCAAACGCAGGAAACCAAGCCAGCGTCCGTCGGCTGCGAGGAGGAACAGGGTGGCACAGGAGCAGCGCGGGGGTGCCCACAGCCCCCCATGCGCAGGGACAGCTTCCGGGCTACCAGGGGGCATGTGGAAGCCCTAGACAAGCCCTCTGCCAATCATTCAAATTCACCTGAATGTCACACTGAAGATCCACCCGCTGACCGGGACCTGAGTCCAAGGAGTTACCAGTGTGACTCGGTTGGCAATGACGGGTGCGAGGGCGTTGGCCTGGAGCAGTACTATACCCTCAGCTACAGGGACAGCAGCCCAGCTACATGTCTGTCCGCCCCTGAGGCAGGCTCGCTGACCCCCAGTCCCACGCCACCAGATGGTCAAAGCAGGGGGGGTTTTCAGTCCTCCCTGAGGCAGCATCTGACTGGAGGGCACAGGCACAGCGCCCCCGAAAAGCTCCTGTCTGATCAGTTGCAGCAGCTGGAACTCTCCAGAAGGCTGTCCCGTCGCACTCCCTCACCCGGCCGCCAATGTCCTGGGTCTCCTGCAAAGGAGCAGCCAGATGTTCTCGAAAGCGGCCTCCAGGCCTCAAGGAGGTTGGATGGAAGCAGGAGCTCCACACCTGCATTGGGGCAGGAACCGGAACCTTCCGGAGAGCATGTCCCGTGCACATGGGGCCGCTCCCTCAGCGTGCCTGCAGGGACAACTGACGAAAGAGAGGGAAAACCCGAGGAAGCCTCCTCGCCGGTGGAAGTGCAGGCCGAGGAGTATAAAGGCGCCGAACCGCAGCCCAAGCCTGGCTCGTCCCGACAACGCCGTTTGGCAAGGTCGCGGCGTCGCAACGAACGCTTCGCCACCAATCTGCGCAACGAGATCCAGCGCAAGAAGGCCCAGCTGCAGAAGAGTCGGGGGCCCGGTACACCTCTTTATGGGGACGAGactgtggaggaggaggagagtggGGTCGAGTTACAGGAGTCAGAGGCTGCCTGCCCACTGTCTGCCCCCAGTGTGCCAGCCCTACATGATAGACTGTCTGCCCCTCAACCATGCCCCCCATCTCCATCCACCAAGACCAGGTGTCCTCCGCCAGTGGCCCAGCGACCTCAAATGATCAGGCATGCTTGTGCCCAAGTGGCGGATGAGCCTGGCTCGGCAGGGAAGGTGCGGCGTTGGCGCTGGACGCCGGAGCATAAACTGCAGCCCGAGGCAGCGCCTGAGCAGCAGAGTGACACGGGGGCACGGCCGAGCAGGGGCAGGACCACCTCCTCGCGCTCCTCCAGAACTGACGAGTGTGACATCCTCCCGTTCGCTGACAGGATGAGGTTCTTCGAGCAAACAAGCCGGAGCGTCTCGATGTCCAGCCTACCGGGCTCCCAGGCACAGAATCAGCGACACCACAGCTTGACCCGAATGACCCCGCCGTGGAACACCTTGGTGACCAATCAGAGGCGGTATTCCTACCAGGGCTGTGCCCAGCGCCCTGCTGAGGGTCATGGGCAGCGTGTGAGTGAGCGAGAGGAAGTCCGCCCCCCACCGGGAACCAAGAAAGACACTAGGCCCCAAAACCATGCCCAGAATTATCCTCAACCACCCACAGAGCACCCAGAGTCCAGACACCCCCGGTCTGCCTTCCGCCCGGTGACCGCCCTGGGGTGTCAGGGCCGCCAGCCTTTGCACCCTGGGTACAGATCCATGCCAACAGAG GCACATCCCTTGAAGAAGAAGGAACAAACCAACCTGAGCCGGAACTACAGTCTAACAGAAAG AGACAACCCTCGCTACAAAAGAGACATCCAGCCAGCAGATGGCGCTGGACATCTGGGCTATGAGAGTCGCTGGGGTGACTCCAAAGTCACTGCAGGGGAGCAGTGCTTGCAGCGAGGCCGTGCCCTGTCGGAGAATGACGTAAGGCTGGGTGTGTGGCGGCCACGTGCACCCACGGGGGAGTTTGCGGGGCCCGTGCTGAGTGAGCTGGAGGAGAGCAGCCCAGGATGCAGGAAGAAGAGGCTTCCTCCTCCCAGGCCACCGCCGCCCAACTGGGCAGAGTTCCACCGCCGGCGGGCGTCCCAACAAAACCTCTTCACGACCCCGTCGCCTCCCCCACCTCGGGACGCCCCTGGCCCCCAGTGCTCAGGCCCCCCTCGCAGAGAGAGCCCCCTACAGTCTGACCTTGATGTGACCCGGCAGCGCTCCCACAGCCTGCCCCTGGGAGTGGAGACTGGGCAGTGCCAACGATGTTCCCAGGAACGCTTGGCCCCCGTGTGCGGCCCCACCTTCCCACATGGGGCTTTTCGGCCAGTGGCTCCGCCGCCGAAGGAACCCGAACTGCCAATCCAACACCCAGACCCACCCAGGCTGACCAACAGGCTCCGCCCATTGGCAGAGCCCTGTCAAAG gtcatgtgactcaggGACTGCAGGCCTTGCTGGTGGAGACCGGCCTACCCTCCTGAAACCTGTCTCCATGGCGCAGCGTTGCACAGCGGAGTGGGACAGGAGGCCCCCGCAGGGTGGTCATTGTGGGCCTTGGGACCCCGTGACAGGTAACACCCCCCACCATATGGCATCACCATACGAGGCCAGAACCTCCACAAATGCCACGACGTGGCACCAGGGGAAGCCGTGCAGCCTGCTGTCCACCAAGGAGACCGAACTCAGCCCTGCATGCCCAGAGGATAGCCAGCCGTTCGAGACGGACATCGACGAGTTCCAGGACAGCTGCGGCGAAGACGAGGCTACGTTAGAGACGGAGGTGCAGGGTTTCGCTCAGCCGGCCATGGTCCTGGAGACGGACATAGACGTGCTGTCAGAGAcagagccccgcccacccccctcTATTCCCAGACACCCATGCTGTCCGACAGAAGCCCTGTCGGCCGCCGACAGCGAGTTCGGGAATCGTGCTGACCTCCTGGCAgagctgctgccccctgctggacaggaAGAGCAGAGGGCAGAGATGTGGAGAGGTTGCCACCGCGTTAGCTTGGACAGCCTGGAAAG GCGGTCCAGACAGGGGCCACCTGGACCTCAGGTTTCGGGCCCCGGGCATACCCACTGCTGCTCCACAGCCTGCAGTGCTAAGGAGCTGTCAGGGGGAGGCGACGAGGAGGACGACCAGGAGCTCTCCTATAAG AAGCAGCTGATGGAGAGCTTGAGGAGGAAGCTGGGGGTACTGAGGGAGGCGCAGCGGGGCCTGCAGGAGGAGGTGCGTGCCAACGCGCGGCTCGGCGAGGGGGTGGAGGCGCTGGTGCTCGCTGTGTGCAGGCCGGGTGAAGTGGACAAGTTCCGCATGCTGGTTGGGGACCTGGACAAGGTGGTGAGCTTGCTGCTGTCGCTGTCGGGTCGGCTGCTGCGCGTGGAGAGCACACTGGAGGCCCTCGGGCCGGACGCAGGCCACCACGAGAAG ctccccctgcaggagaAGAAGCAGCAGCTGCTGAGTCAGCTGGGCGAGGCGCGCGAGCTGAAGGAGCACGTGGACCGGCGGGAGCAGGCGGTGTGCCTGGTGCTGAGCCGCTGCCTCACGGCCGAGCAGCTCCGCGACTACAGCCACTTCGTCAAGATGAAGGCTGCCCTGCTGGTGGAGCAGCGGCAGTTGGAGGACAAGATCCGATTGGGCGAGGAGCAGCTGCGCGGGCTGAAGGAGAGCCTGGGGCTGGGCCTCGGGCTGCCCCTGGACCTGGGCTCTGGCTACTACTGA